One window of Athalia rosae chromosome 2, iyAthRosa1.1, whole genome shotgun sequence genomic DNA carries:
- the LOC105688531 gene encoding tyrosine-protein kinase Shark isoform X1 has translation MPTEESISWYHGALSRSDAENMLKEEGTADGTFLVRNSSSSSGDYVLSVLHNGEVIHYQIRKHEEDAFFSIDDETTIHGLDTLIEYYQESHHGLETVLSNPCKGAPPPHDTRRHGRTNLLHRATIQGNYTIVSELLKCGYRSLDAKNQLGQTAVHLAAMDGADEILKKLIENKASVNCRDSAGYTPLHYACQSNLPSTVRILISGGANIQARNTKTGMVPLHEAASRGHSTVIQVLLSMNAPVNPRTIADDIPADLARRNGHIDCAKLLCDYQGPAPREKRSEWYHGTLDRAEAVALLHKHDDLDGSFLVRFSDRHRGGYVLTVMYHKQAYHFQIQKKRDLLFIDNGPYLASLEHVVEYYRCMPDGLPGPLLQPIAPIPRPPVPEMPSSIFNGNTLTKLRQSTARQGQFTRNASPLAETSSIPVQPNPIQNINVEEPTASHNAIQSTDSSFDANFNPSVPQTQGNSLTEFIPGANLLLGEVLGEGEFGSVYKGVYDNWTGIQEPVAIKTLHESHSQATRIEFLREARVMMSLNHHCIVRLIGLSEGPPLLMVQELVPLGSMLAYLLEFPDRVNPNYELKIWASQIACGNNTFVGGMKYVEELRLVHRDLAARNILLASRHQAKISDFGLSRNFGSNDYYRATQGGKWPIKWYAPESYNFGTFSHASDVWSFGVTLWEMFSYGEQPYGDRRGVDVIQLVEKGERLEKPEKCPDHIYTVMNRCWSYASTDRPTFAELLEIFSSDPEYINIKELVAAVDIS, from the exons AGGGAACTGCGGATGGTACGTTTTTAGTAAGGAACAGCAGTTCGTCTTCCGGAGACTATGTACTCTCTGTTCTCCATAATGGAGAAGTAATTCATTATCAGATCAGAAAACACGAGGAAGAtgcttttttctccatag ACGATGAAACAACGATTCATGGTCTGGACACTCTGATAGAATATTATCAAGAAAGTCATCACGGGCTTGAAACAGTTTTGTCTAACCCTTGCAAAGGTGCTCCGCCACCCCATGACACCCGACGACATGGACGGACAAACCTACTTCACAGAGCCACTATTCAG gGGAATTATACAATAGTGTCTGAATTACTGAAGTGCGGGTACCGCAGCTTGGATGCAAAAAATCAGCTGGGACAGACAGCTGTGCACTTGGCAGCTATGGATGGAGCTGATGAGATTCTAAAAAAGCTAATCGAAAATAAAGCCAGCGTGAATTGTAGGGACTCTGCAGGGTACACGCCTCTGCAT TATGCATGTCAAAGTAATTTGCCAAGTACTGTTCGAATACTAATATCAGGAGGGGCAAACATTCAGGCCAGAAATACAAAGACag GTATGGTTCCGCTGCACGAAGCGGCTAGCAGAGGTCACAGCACAGTTATACAAGTATTACTTTCTATGAATGCTCCGGTTAACCCTCGCACAATAGCGGATGACATTCCAGCAGATCTCGCTAGGCGAAATGGACACATCGATTGTGCAAAATTATTAT GTGATTATCAAGGTCCTGCGCCAAGGGAAAAACGTAGCGAATGGTATCACGGTACTTTGGATAGAGCTGAAGCCGTTGCCCTACTACACAAGCACGACGATCTTGATGGATCGTTTTTAGTTAGATTTAGCGACCGACATAGGGGTGGCTATGTACTCACCGTTATGTACCATAAACAAGCATATCACTTTCAGATACAGAAAAAG AGGGACTTGCTGTTCATTGACAATGGCCCTTACCTTGCTTCTTTGGAACATGTCGTAGAGTATTATCGGTGCATGCCCGATGGCCTGCCCGGACCCTTACTTCAACCAATAGCTCCGATACCTCGACCACCGGTTCCTGAAATGCCATCATCTATTTTTAATGGG AATACTCTCACGAAATTGAGGCAGTCAACCGCTAGGCAGGGCCAATTTACTAGAAATGCTTCACCTCTTGCCGAGACCTCATCTATTCCGGTACAGCCAAACCCTATTCAAAATATCAACGTCGAAGAACCAACGGCATCGCACAATGCGATACAATCTACAGATTCGAGCTTTGACGCTAATTTCAATCCAAGCGTACCACAAACTCAAG GTAATTCGTTGACAGAGTTCATACCTGGGGCGAATTTGTTACTCGGAGAAGTTCTGGGAGAAGGTGAATTTGGATCAGTTTACAAAGGGGTTTACGACAATTGGACGGGTATTCAAGAGCCCGTTGCAATCAAAACACTCCATGAATCACACAGCCAAGCCACTCGCATCGAGTTTCTGAGGGAGGCTCGCGTGATGATGTCCCTCAACCACCACTGCATCGTCAGGCTCATAGGACTCTCCGAGGGGCCACCGCTACTTatg GTTCAAGAATTGGTCCCGCTTGGCTCAATGCTGGCTTACCTACTGGAGTTTCCGGATAGAGTCAACCCAAACTACGAGCTGAAAATATGGGCATCACAAATTGCATGTGGTAACAACACTTTTGTTGGtg GTATGAAGTACGTAGAGGAGTTGCGGCTTGTACACAGGGACTTGGCCGCTCGTAATATTTTACTTGCTTCGAGACATCAAGCAAAGATCAGTGATTTTGGACTGTCCAGAAATTTCGGTTCCAATGATTACTACAGGGCTACGCAGGGCGGAAAATGGCCAATAAAATG GTATGCACCAGAGTCTTACAACTTTGGTACATTTTCACACGCCAGCGATGTATGGAGTTTCGGAGTCACTTTGTGGGAAATGTTTTCTTACGGAGAGCAACCTTATGGCGACAGACGCGGAGTAGAT GTAATACAGCTCGTAGAGAAAGGCGAACGGCTTGAAAAGCCCGAGAAATGTCCGGATCACATTTACACGGTAATGAACCGCTGCTGGTCATACGCCAGCACGGATCGTCCGACGTTCGCCGAATTACTAGAGATATTTAGCAGCGATCCCGAATACATTAATATCAAAGAACTCGTTGCCGCAGTAGATATAAGTTGA
- the LOC105688531 gene encoding tyrosine-protein kinase Shark isoform X2, which produces MPTEESISWYHGALSRSDAENMLKEEGTADGTFLVRNSSSSSGDYVLSVLHNGEVIHYQIRKHEEDAFFSIDDETTIHGLDTLIEYYQESHHGLETVLSNPCKGAPPPHDTRRHGRTNLLHRATIQGNYTIVSELLKCGYRSLDAKNQLGQTAVHLAAMDGADEILKKLIENKASVNCRDSAGYTPLHYACQSNLPSTVRILISGGANIQARNTKTGMVPLHEAASRGHSTVIQVLLSMNAPVNPRTIADDIPADLARRNGHIDCAKLLCDYQGPAPREKRSEWYHGTLDRAEAVALLHKHDDLDGSFLVRFSDRHRGGYVLTVMYHKQAYHFQIQKKRDLLFIDNGPYLASLEHVVEYYRCMPDGLPGPLLQPIAPIPRPPVPEMPSSIFNGNTLTKLRQSTARQGQFTRNASPLAETSSIPVQPNPIQNINVEEPTASHNAIQSTDSSFDANFNPSVPQTQEFIPGANLLLGEVLGEGEFGSVYKGVYDNWTGIQEPVAIKTLHESHSQATRIEFLREARVMMSLNHHCIVRLIGLSEGPPLLMVQELVPLGSMLAYLLEFPDRVNPNYELKIWASQIACGNNTFVGGMKYVEELRLVHRDLAARNILLASRHQAKISDFGLSRNFGSNDYYRATQGGKWPIKWYAPESYNFGTFSHASDVWSFGVTLWEMFSYGEQPYGDRRGVDVIQLVEKGERLEKPEKCPDHIYTVMNRCWSYASTDRPTFAELLEIFSSDPEYINIKELVAAVDIS; this is translated from the exons AGGGAACTGCGGATGGTACGTTTTTAGTAAGGAACAGCAGTTCGTCTTCCGGAGACTATGTACTCTCTGTTCTCCATAATGGAGAAGTAATTCATTATCAGATCAGAAAACACGAGGAAGAtgcttttttctccatag ACGATGAAACAACGATTCATGGTCTGGACACTCTGATAGAATATTATCAAGAAAGTCATCACGGGCTTGAAACAGTTTTGTCTAACCCTTGCAAAGGTGCTCCGCCACCCCATGACACCCGACGACATGGACGGACAAACCTACTTCACAGAGCCACTATTCAG gGGAATTATACAATAGTGTCTGAATTACTGAAGTGCGGGTACCGCAGCTTGGATGCAAAAAATCAGCTGGGACAGACAGCTGTGCACTTGGCAGCTATGGATGGAGCTGATGAGATTCTAAAAAAGCTAATCGAAAATAAAGCCAGCGTGAATTGTAGGGACTCTGCAGGGTACACGCCTCTGCAT TATGCATGTCAAAGTAATTTGCCAAGTACTGTTCGAATACTAATATCAGGAGGGGCAAACATTCAGGCCAGAAATACAAAGACag GTATGGTTCCGCTGCACGAAGCGGCTAGCAGAGGTCACAGCACAGTTATACAAGTATTACTTTCTATGAATGCTCCGGTTAACCCTCGCACAATAGCGGATGACATTCCAGCAGATCTCGCTAGGCGAAATGGACACATCGATTGTGCAAAATTATTAT GTGATTATCAAGGTCCTGCGCCAAGGGAAAAACGTAGCGAATGGTATCACGGTACTTTGGATAGAGCTGAAGCCGTTGCCCTACTACACAAGCACGACGATCTTGATGGATCGTTTTTAGTTAGATTTAGCGACCGACATAGGGGTGGCTATGTACTCACCGTTATGTACCATAAACAAGCATATCACTTTCAGATACAGAAAAAG AGGGACTTGCTGTTCATTGACAATGGCCCTTACCTTGCTTCTTTGGAACATGTCGTAGAGTATTATCGGTGCATGCCCGATGGCCTGCCCGGACCCTTACTTCAACCAATAGCTCCGATACCTCGACCACCGGTTCCTGAAATGCCATCATCTATTTTTAATGGG AATACTCTCACGAAATTGAGGCAGTCAACCGCTAGGCAGGGCCAATTTACTAGAAATGCTTCACCTCTTGCCGAGACCTCATCTATTCCGGTACAGCCAAACCCTATTCAAAATATCAACGTCGAAGAACCAACGGCATCGCACAATGCGATACAATCTACAGATTCGAGCTTTGACGCTAATTTCAATCCAAGCGTACCACAAACTCAAG AGTTCATACCTGGGGCGAATTTGTTACTCGGAGAAGTTCTGGGAGAAGGTGAATTTGGATCAGTTTACAAAGGGGTTTACGACAATTGGACGGGTATTCAAGAGCCCGTTGCAATCAAAACACTCCATGAATCACACAGCCAAGCCACTCGCATCGAGTTTCTGAGGGAGGCTCGCGTGATGATGTCCCTCAACCACCACTGCATCGTCAGGCTCATAGGACTCTCCGAGGGGCCACCGCTACTTatg GTTCAAGAATTGGTCCCGCTTGGCTCAATGCTGGCTTACCTACTGGAGTTTCCGGATAGAGTCAACCCAAACTACGAGCTGAAAATATGGGCATCACAAATTGCATGTGGTAACAACACTTTTGTTGGtg GTATGAAGTACGTAGAGGAGTTGCGGCTTGTACACAGGGACTTGGCCGCTCGTAATATTTTACTTGCTTCGAGACATCAAGCAAAGATCAGTGATTTTGGACTGTCCAGAAATTTCGGTTCCAATGATTACTACAGGGCTACGCAGGGCGGAAAATGGCCAATAAAATG GTATGCACCAGAGTCTTACAACTTTGGTACATTTTCACACGCCAGCGATGTATGGAGTTTCGGAGTCACTTTGTGGGAAATGTTTTCTTACGGAGAGCAACCTTATGGCGACAGACGCGGAGTAGAT GTAATACAGCTCGTAGAGAAAGGCGAACGGCTTGAAAAGCCCGAGAAATGTCCGGATCACATTTACACGGTAATGAACCGCTGCTGGTCATACGCCAGCACGGATCGTCCGACGTTCGCCGAATTACTAGAGATATTTAGCAGCGATCCCGAATACATTAATATCAAAGAACTCGTTGCCGCAGTAGATATAAGTTGA
- the LOC105688531 gene encoding tyrosine-protein kinase Shark isoform X3: protein MPTEESISWYHGALSRSDAENMLKEEGTADGTFLVRNSSSSSGDYVLSVLHNGEVIHYQIRKHEEDAFFSIDDETTIHGLDTLIEYYQESHHGLETVLSNPCKGAPPPHDTRRHGRTNLLHRATIQGNYTIVSELLKCGYRSLDAKNQLGQTAVHLAAMDGADEILKKLIENKASVNCRDSAGYTPLHYACQSNLPSTVRILISGGANIQARNTKTGMVPLHEAASRGHSTVIQVLLSMNAPVNPRTIADDIPADLARRNGHIDCAKLLCDYQGPAPREKRSEWYHGTLDRAEAVALLHKHDDLDGSFLVRFSDRHRGGYVLTVMYHKQAYHFQIQKKRDLLFIDNGPYLASLEHVVEYYRCMPDGLPGPLLQPIAPIPRPPVPEMPSSIFNGNTLTKLRQSTARQGQFTRNASPLAETSSIPVQPNPIQNINVEEPTASHNAIQSTDSSFDANFNPSVPQTQGNSLTEFIPGANLLLGEVLGEGEFGSVYKGVYDNWTGIQEPVAIKTLHESHSQATRIEFLREARVMMSLNHHCIVRLIGLSEGPPLLMVQELVPLGSMLAYLLEFPDRVNPNYELKIWASQIACGMKYVEELRLVHRDLAARNILLASRHQAKISDFGLSRNFGSNDYYRATQGGKWPIKWYAPESYNFGTFSHASDVWSFGVTLWEMFSYGEQPYGDRRGVDVIQLVEKGERLEKPEKCPDHIYTVMNRCWSYASTDRPTFAELLEIFSSDPEYINIKELVAAVDIS, encoded by the exons AGGGAACTGCGGATGGTACGTTTTTAGTAAGGAACAGCAGTTCGTCTTCCGGAGACTATGTACTCTCTGTTCTCCATAATGGAGAAGTAATTCATTATCAGATCAGAAAACACGAGGAAGAtgcttttttctccatag ACGATGAAACAACGATTCATGGTCTGGACACTCTGATAGAATATTATCAAGAAAGTCATCACGGGCTTGAAACAGTTTTGTCTAACCCTTGCAAAGGTGCTCCGCCACCCCATGACACCCGACGACATGGACGGACAAACCTACTTCACAGAGCCACTATTCAG gGGAATTATACAATAGTGTCTGAATTACTGAAGTGCGGGTACCGCAGCTTGGATGCAAAAAATCAGCTGGGACAGACAGCTGTGCACTTGGCAGCTATGGATGGAGCTGATGAGATTCTAAAAAAGCTAATCGAAAATAAAGCCAGCGTGAATTGTAGGGACTCTGCAGGGTACACGCCTCTGCAT TATGCATGTCAAAGTAATTTGCCAAGTACTGTTCGAATACTAATATCAGGAGGGGCAAACATTCAGGCCAGAAATACAAAGACag GTATGGTTCCGCTGCACGAAGCGGCTAGCAGAGGTCACAGCACAGTTATACAAGTATTACTTTCTATGAATGCTCCGGTTAACCCTCGCACAATAGCGGATGACATTCCAGCAGATCTCGCTAGGCGAAATGGACACATCGATTGTGCAAAATTATTAT GTGATTATCAAGGTCCTGCGCCAAGGGAAAAACGTAGCGAATGGTATCACGGTACTTTGGATAGAGCTGAAGCCGTTGCCCTACTACACAAGCACGACGATCTTGATGGATCGTTTTTAGTTAGATTTAGCGACCGACATAGGGGTGGCTATGTACTCACCGTTATGTACCATAAACAAGCATATCACTTTCAGATACAGAAAAAG AGGGACTTGCTGTTCATTGACAATGGCCCTTACCTTGCTTCTTTGGAACATGTCGTAGAGTATTATCGGTGCATGCCCGATGGCCTGCCCGGACCCTTACTTCAACCAATAGCTCCGATACCTCGACCACCGGTTCCTGAAATGCCATCATCTATTTTTAATGGG AATACTCTCACGAAATTGAGGCAGTCAACCGCTAGGCAGGGCCAATTTACTAGAAATGCTTCACCTCTTGCCGAGACCTCATCTATTCCGGTACAGCCAAACCCTATTCAAAATATCAACGTCGAAGAACCAACGGCATCGCACAATGCGATACAATCTACAGATTCGAGCTTTGACGCTAATTTCAATCCAAGCGTACCACAAACTCAAG GTAATTCGTTGACAGAGTTCATACCTGGGGCGAATTTGTTACTCGGAGAAGTTCTGGGAGAAGGTGAATTTGGATCAGTTTACAAAGGGGTTTACGACAATTGGACGGGTATTCAAGAGCCCGTTGCAATCAAAACACTCCATGAATCACACAGCCAAGCCACTCGCATCGAGTTTCTGAGGGAGGCTCGCGTGATGATGTCCCTCAACCACCACTGCATCGTCAGGCTCATAGGACTCTCCGAGGGGCCACCGCTACTTatg GTTCAAGAATTGGTCCCGCTTGGCTCAATGCTGGCTTACCTACTGGAGTTTCCGGATAGAGTCAACCCAAACTACGAGCTGAAAATATGGGCATCACAAATTGCATGTG GTATGAAGTACGTAGAGGAGTTGCGGCTTGTACACAGGGACTTGGCCGCTCGTAATATTTTACTTGCTTCGAGACATCAAGCAAAGATCAGTGATTTTGGACTGTCCAGAAATTTCGGTTCCAATGATTACTACAGGGCTACGCAGGGCGGAAAATGGCCAATAAAATG GTATGCACCAGAGTCTTACAACTTTGGTACATTTTCACACGCCAGCGATGTATGGAGTTTCGGAGTCACTTTGTGGGAAATGTTTTCTTACGGAGAGCAACCTTATGGCGACAGACGCGGAGTAGAT GTAATACAGCTCGTAGAGAAAGGCGAACGGCTTGAAAAGCCCGAGAAATGTCCGGATCACATTTACACGGTAATGAACCGCTGCTGGTCATACGCCAGCACGGATCGTCCGACGTTCGCCGAATTACTAGAGATATTTAGCAGCGATCCCGAATACATTAATATCAAAGAACTCGTTGCCGCAGTAGATATAAGTTGA
- the LOC105688469 gene encoding uncharacterized protein LOC105688469, whose amino-acid sequence MNSYGDVSNNVEPSRTSLRRLARHEETEFSNASILNSMEKFVRTVNEMEETILVPSRLLDLAVGDSNDTVSMKAKRGSSIKDAMANTDLYQLYNIVNKVKVELLWSQESQEELKDVATANERLSGHVRRPSTTSMQSIHSAASIISSSSDSDSDTGIENDSGMESEEPADRLANIAADNFRRHLRGLHNSIHQMTEAATYLTLRYQADVGGAV is encoded by the exons ATGAATTCCTACGGTGACGTATCGAACAACGTGGAGCCCAGCAG GACGAGTCTCCGTCGCCTGGCTCGACACGAAGAGACGGAATTCAGCAATGCGAGTATATTGAACAGCATGGAAAAGTTCGTCAGGACGGTAAACGAGATGGAAGAAACAATTTTGGTGCCTAGCCGTCTGCTGGACCTTGCGGTCGGAGATTCAAACGACACCGTATCCATGAAGGCTAAGCGCGGATCTTCGATCAAAGACGCGATGGCAAATACAGACCTGTATCAGCTGTACAACATCGTTAACAAAGTCAAAGTGGAACTCTTGTGGTCCCAAGAGTCACAGGAAGAGCTTAAAGACGTCGCGACTGCGAACGAGAGGCTCAGTGGACACGTTAGACGACCAAGCACAACTTCTATGCAGAGCATCCACAGTGCTGCTTCGATTATCAGCTCAAGTTCAGACTCCGATTCTGATACAGGAATTGAAAATGATTCTGGAATGGAAAGCGAAGAGCCAGCCGATAGACTGGCCAATATCGCTGCTGACAATTTTAGGCGTCACTTGAGAGGACTGCACAACAGCATTCACCAAATGACCGAGGCTGCTACATATCTGACTCTGCGTTATCAGGCCGATGTCGGAGGAGCAGTTTGA